The genomic region ACACCCCCATGGAGGTGGCGTCGCGGACCTACACCGTCGCCGACGGCGACACGTTGTGGGCGATCGCCGAGCGCTTCTACGGCGACGGTAACCGCTTCACCGAGATCGTCTCCGCCAGTGGGCTGTCCGATCCGGACTCGGTGACTCCCGGTCAGGTGCTGACGATTCCGTAGCCGGTGCGCCGCGCAGCGGGTGAACACCGCGAGCGCCCCGTCACCGTGGATCTGGTGGCGGGGCGGTCCCGATACCGGGAATCAACGGCTGGTGAACGGCAACAGTGCCATCTCGCGCGCGTTCTTGACCGCCACCGCGACCTGCCGCTGCTGCTGCGGGGTGAGCCCGGTGACCCGCCGGCTGCGGATCTTGCCGCGATCGGAGATGAACGTGCGCAGCAGGTTCACATCCTTGTAGTCCACCGTCTCGACACCGGCGGCGATCAGCGGGTTCTTCTTCGGGCGCCGCCCCTGCTCGGCACGGGCCTTCTTCGACGGTGCGCGCTTCACGGCCATGTCAGCGTCCTTCGTGGTTGCGGAGGGTCTCTTCTCGGTTGCGAGGTCCGGTACGAGGTCCGGTGGCCGCCGCCGGCGGTGCACCGACTCGTTTCGTGGGGGTGTCCGGGCAGCTCACCCGTGGCGCCCCGATCGAACCATGGTACCGGACCGCACGTCGCGATCGAGTGGGGCCGGGGGCGCACCCAGCGCTGTCGAAAAAGATCCCCGAAGTGATGACTTCGTGTTCTTCCGCCGATATGCTCGTGCGCGAGGGCGGGTTCTCCCGGCTCGGGAGAACCCGCTCATCGCCACCGATCGTCCCTGCTCATCGCCGCAGTTCAGCTCCGCCCGAGCAGTTTCGGTGTGCCCCTCTCGTCGCGGTCCGGTAATCCCTTCGCACTGTTGCGGATCGTCGGAATCCGTGGGCCCCAGCTGATCGACCGCATCCGGTCGAGGCGAGCGGCATCACTTCCGAGATGTCACGGAAGCGGACCGTCGCACGGCCACAGGCGAATTCGCGTCGTCGTGGACGGTTCGTACGTCCATCCCGTCGCGGGCCCGTCACATCCTGCCGCAGGCAACCACAGACGAACGGAGACGATCCCATGCCCGTACGCGATACCGCCTGGCCCGAGGGCACCCCTTGCTGGGTGGACTGTCAGGTCGACGATCCGGTCAAGGCCGGCGAGTTCTACACCGGCCTGTTCGGCTGGGAGATCGGCAGTACCGGGGAGGAGGGCGGCGGCTATCTGATGGCGGACCGCAACGGCCGTTCGGCGGCCGGCATCGGCCCCAAACAGCAGCCCGGGATGCCCTCGGTCTGGACCACCCACTTCGCCACCGCCGATGCCGACGCGCTCGCCGCCAAGGTCACCGCGGCCGGCGGTCAGCTGCTCGCGCCGCCGTTCGACGTGCTCGGCGCCGGCCGGATGGTCGTCGCCGCCGACACCACCGGCGGTGTGTTCTCGGGCTGGCAGGCGCGGGACCATCACGGCGCCGGGGTGTTCAACGAACACGGCGCCTACACCTGGAACGAGCTGCACACCCGCGAGCTCGACACCGCGAAGAAGTTCTACGCCGACGTCTTCGGCTACACCTACACCGATATCGGTGACGGGCAGTCGATGCGGTACGCGATGTTCACCGCGCCCGGCGCGCAGGACGCCGCGGGCGGTATGAACGACGACACCCTGATGCCCGGCGACCCGATGCCCAGCTACTGGCTGACCTGGTTCCAGTTCGACGACGCGGATGCGGGCGTCGCGCGGGCCGTCGAACTCGGCGCCACCGTGCTGATGCCGGCCGCCGACACCCCCGCCGGCCGGATGGCCATCGTGATGGCGCCGCAGGGCGAGGTCTTCGGCCTCATCGACACCAACGTGCGCGTCGGCGAATTCCAGTAGGGCACAACGACATCCGGGCCGATCGCACGTGATGTGCGATCGGCCCGGAAACCCTTGCCGTACTGCGCTTTTCGCCGGTCGCGATCAGCCGATCGGTGTCGGGGTGCGCGACGGCTTGCGGGGTCGCGGCGGCGGCGTGGTCGAGCGCGCCTTGGCCATCACCCGCGCGGTCCGGTCCGGCGCCACCAGGACCGCGGTGATCGGCACCGCCAGCGACAGGGTGCCCAGCACGAACACGGGTACGAAGAGCGTGAACAGATCCTCGCCGGTCGGCGGCGCCGTCGCCTTGTCGACGTGCACGCCGACACCGAACATGCCGAGGTAGTGCATACCCGTCACCGCCAGCGCGACCACGGCCGCGGCGGCGGTGAGCAATCCGATCGAATAGATCCGCAGCGATACCCAGAGCACGCCGACCGCGATGACGATCGCCGCGACCAGCACCTCGATCGTGGCGGCCACCGACACCTGCACCGAACCCTGCACCCGGATGGCGCCCAGCGCCAGATAGTGCGTGACGCCGATGCCCACGCCGGTCACGACGCTCGCGGTGATCAGCTTGCCGGAGCGGACCTCCCGGCCGGCCAGCAACAGTCCGGCCAGGATCGACACGATCGCCAGGATCGCGCTGCCCACGGTTCGGGTCAGGTCGTAGCGGACGACACCGGTCGGCGCGCCCATACCGAGCATGTTCACGTACACCGCGAGCCAGATGCCGACGCCGCCGATCGACACCGATCCCGCGACCAGCCAGACCATCCGGAAGTGCGCGGTGACCGACATCGTCGACTGCCGCACGCAGGCGAATCCGACCACCGCACCCGCCAGCGACACCACGATCGCGAGACCGAGTACCCAATACCCCATCGTGAAGTAGGTCATCAGTTCGTCACCCCCGTCGGACCGTCTCCGCCTCCCGCTGCTGGGCGGTCAGCCGTTTGATCGCGTATTCGGTGACGGTCGCCAGCGAACGCCGCACCTCCATCGGGTTGCGGGCGTCCACCTCCATCATGGGAACTCCGGCGCGCACCGAGAGTGCCTGTCGCAGTTCGGATTCCGGGAAGCGCGGCGCATCCGGGAAGCGGTTGACCGCGACCAGGAAGGGCAGGTTGCGCGCCTCGAAGAAGTCCACCGCGGCGAAACTGTCCTCGATCCGGCGGGTGTCGACCAGCACCACGGCGCCGATCGCGCCACGGATGAGGTCGTCCCACATGAACCAGAATCGCTTCTGGCCGGGTGTCCCGAACAGGTAGAGGGTCAGGTTGCCGGGCAGCATGATGCGGCCGAAATCCATGGCGACCGTGGTGGTCTGCTTGGTCGGGGTCGCGGACAGATCGTCGACGCCGTCGGAGACGCCGGTCACCATCGCCTCGGTGCGCAGCGGCACGATCTCCGACACGGTCCCCACGAAGGTCGTCTTGCCGACGCCGAACCCGCCGGCCACCACGATCTTGGTGGAGGCGGTGCGAGCGTCGACCTCCGGCGCGGCTTGCCGCGGTCCGGCGGGATTCTGGTAGCCGGACCCGGAATTCGGGTGGGGCGGCGCCGCATTCGGGTAGGGCGGCGCGGGCGGTGTCTGATAGGGCATTTGCGAATTCTGGTAGGGCACCGAGGAATTCGGGTGCGAAACGGGAGGGTTCGAATAGCTCTGGTCGGCGGGGCGGCCCGGGATGTCAGAGCGCACGGAGTCCACGCAGTGTCCTCTCCATCAAAGAACGACGTTCGTCGAAGCTCGCGTCCTCGCTCAGCGTCGTGTGCACCCGCAGGGTTCCGGCGACCACCAGGTCGCCGATCACCACCCGGACCATGCCCAGCGGCCGCTGCAGGTGTGCCGCGATCTCGGCCACCGACAGCCGCGACGAGCCGAGTCGCAGGATATCGGTGCGGACATCGCCGGCCGGCCAGTCGAACTGGTTGGCGTACGGCAGTGTCTCCACCACCGCCTCCATCGGGAGATCGACCACCGGCTCGGTGCGGCCGGAGGTCAGGGCATAAGGACGTACACGCGTGGTTGGCCGGCCGGATCCGGACCCGAAGGAGCTGGACATCGCACGCTCAGACCGCTGTTCGAGCGGTGGCTTGGACCACCGACCCGACCCGGTCGACCAGCAGCGCCATCTCGTAGCCGATGCGGCCGATATCGTGCTGCTTGTTGGCCAGCACCGCCAGGTGCGAACCGTTGCCGACGCTCATGACCAGCAGGTAGCCGCGCTGCATGTCGACGATCGACTGCATCACCTTGCCGCCGTTGAACAACTGCGCCGCTCCCGCCGACAGGCTGGCGAGCCCGGCGGTGACGGCCGCGAGCTGTTCGGCGCGGTCCGACGGGAGATGCGGGCTGGTGGCCTGCAGCAGGCCGTCCGCGGAAACCAGAACAGCGTGCGAAACCCCGGGAACGTCTCGGGTGAAGCGCGTGACCAGCCAGTTCAGGTTCTCGTCGGTGGTGCTCTGCGAGGTGCTACTCATGCGGGGCCTCCGTCGTTGTTCTGCGCGTTGGCCCGCCCGCTGCGGACGCCGCTCAGATGCCTGGACAAGTTGTTGCGGATCTCGTCGGGATCCGGGTTGGAGTTGTCGGTGGCCGGGGCCAGACCGCCCGGCACCAGTTGTGCACCGGGTTGCCGGATCGGCAGCCCGCCGACGGTGTGATTGACCGCGGATGGATTACTCGCGTCCGCTGCCGCCGCCCAGCCGGCGTCGGCGGGTGACGACCAGACCTCCGCGGAACTGTTCGATGACGGTTCCACCAGCCACTCCGAGACCATTCGTTGATAGATCGGCGTCGGAGCCTCGCGTCCGACCGGACGCAGACCCCCTTGCGTGGCCGGAGCTGCGGTCCGGCCCCCCTGCTGTTGGTGTTGCACACCGGGATATCCGGTCCGCGCGGCCGCCATCACCGTGGTGCGCTCGATCGGCGCCGGTTCGGGCATCCGCGGCGGCTCCGGCGCTCGTGGCGGCGCCGGCGGTGCGGGCGGATAATCCTCGGCCTCCGCCCAGATGTCGATCGGCGGCTCGGCCGCCCGCGACGGCGGCGCCCAGCCCGGGGCCGGACGGCCCTCCGGGTCCACCACCGGCGTGAAATATCCGGTATCGGCTGCGGGCGAGGGCATTCCGCCGCCGAATCGGCCGACCGGCTGCGGTTCGGTGGTCTCACCGACCGGTGTCAGGCGGGTGATCTGCGGCGCCGGGATATCGCTGACCGGCCCGGCGGGCCGGCGCTGCGGCAGTCCGGAGGTGGTCATCCCGAACGCGGCCGGCGCCGGTGCCGGCTCCGGGACGTTCGGCACCGCGGTGAGTACCCGCGGCTGTTCCGGCGCCGGGAGGGCGGCGACCGGGGCCGGGTAGGCCGAGGTGATCGGCTGCGGCGTGGGCGCGTTGTCCGGCACCGGCGACACCAGGCTGCCGGGCAGGTGCACGCTCGCCGTGATGCCCGGCTGCTGCGCCATGGTCGAGGTGCGGCGCATGCTGACCGTGATGCTGTGCCGCTGCGCGAGCCGGCCGACCACGAAAAGACCCATGCGGCGGGCGGTTTCGATGTTGACCTCACCACCGGAGGCGAGCCGCTCGTTGATGCCGCGCAGATCGTCGCTGGACATGCCCAGGCCGCGGTCGGTGATCTCGATCAGATAGCCACCGTCGACGGCCCGGGCCACCGAGACCGCCACCGGCGTGCTCGGCGGCGAGTAGCGCAGCGCGTTGTCGATCAGCTCGGCCAGCAGGTGCTCGATGTCGACCGCGGGCTCACCGGCG from Nocardia sp. BMG111209 harbors:
- a CDS encoding ATP/GTP-binding protein, producing the protein MPYQTPPAPPYPNAAPPHPNSGSGYQNPAGPRQAAPEVDARTASTKIVVAGGFGVGKTTFVGTVSEIVPLRTEAMVTGVSDGVDDLSATPTKQTTTVAMDFGRIMLPGNLTLYLFGTPGQKRFWFMWDDLIRGAIGAVVLVDTRRIEDSFAAVDFFEARNLPFLVAVNRFPDAPRFPESELRQALSVRAGVPMMEVDARNPMEVRRSLATVTEYAIKRLTAQQREAETVRRG
- the rpsR gene encoding 30S ribosomal protein S18, which gives rise to MAVKRAPSKKARAEQGRRPKKNPLIAAGVETVDYKDVNLLRTFISDRGKIRSRRVTGLTPQQQRQVAVAVKNAREMALLPFTSR
- a CDS encoding MHYT domain-containing protein — protein: MTYFTMGYWVLGLAIVVSLAGAVVGFACVRQSTMSVTAHFRMVWLVAGSVSIGGVGIWLAVYVNMLGMGAPTGVVRYDLTRTVGSAILAIVSILAGLLLAGREVRSGKLITASVVTGVGIGVTHYLALGAIRVQGSVQVSVAATIEVLVAAIVIAVGVLWVSLRIYSIGLLTAAAAVVALAVTGMHYLGMFGVGVHVDKATAPPTGEDLFTLFVPVFVLGTLSLAVPITAVLVAPDRTARVMAKARSTTPPPRPRKPSRTPTPIG
- a CDS encoding VOC family protein, with the translated sequence MPVRDTAWPEGTPCWVDCQVDDPVKAGEFYTGLFGWEIGSTGEEGGGYLMADRNGRSAAGIGPKQQPGMPSVWTTHFATADADALAAKVTAAGGQLLAPPFDVLGAGRMVVAADTTGGVFSGWQARDHHGAGVFNEHGAYTWNELHTRELDTAKKFYADVFGYTYTDIGDGQSMRYAMFTAPGAQDAAGGMNDDTLMPGDPMPSYWLTWFQFDDADAGVARAVELGATVLMPAADTPAGRMAIVMAPQGEVFGLIDTNVRVGEFQ
- a CDS encoding DUF742 domain-containing protein produces the protein MSSSFGSGSGRPTTRVRPYALTSGRTEPVVDLPMEAVVETLPYANQFDWPAGDVRTDILRLGSSRLSVAEIAAHLQRPLGMVRVVIGDLVVAGTLRVHTTLSEDASFDERRSLMERTLRGLRAL
- a CDS encoding roadblock/LC7 domain-containing protein; its protein translation is MSSTSQSTTDENLNWLVTRFTRDVPGVSHAVLVSADGLLQATSPHLPSDRAEQLAAVTAGLASLSAGAAQLFNGGKVMQSIVDMQRGYLLVMSVGNGSHLAVLANKQHDIGRIGYEMALLVDRVGSVVQATARTAV